One genomic window of Bradyrhizobium sp. B124 includes the following:
- a CDS encoding ABC transporter ATP-binding protein: MAPRPPASNDPNRSAADDPELKKKSAAAAGPPAATASAKPAAAPADDDDDEDEDDEFELDDDDDEDLVVFTAREAAGALSTIFSFVKPILTNYKKPLAFVAIGVLVETLFNVIMPLSLKFLIDDALGEEDFQALYKILGVLAVAGIVTSIIAVWYERWDARLGAGIIADVRTRIFDHVQNLPSAYFARTKRGEILSRFSIDLSAFEGSVKTFANSAALPGLELIAGIILMLFLNWQLAVVALLVFPITLIGPRILTPKAVLANYEQKQNEAALLGMVQENVAAQAVVKAFNLQRRALGWFTLRNRDVRAKAASAMFLSTMVERTVTISVLLLHLVVLAIGAYLATKGQITVGTFVTFESAFWEVSYNIAHLMHFIPVSIQSAAAVRHIQELLDEPTRGADRPGAPDLPRITNDISFDRVTFQYEGAQTPVLDNLSLKLNAGKSIAIVGPSGSGKSTLINLILRLYVPDEGRVAIDGVDIRRVTRESLRASMAVVFQENMLFNMSIRENIRLGKEGATDAEVEDAARKAEIHRYIMSLPQRYDTPVGERGDTLSGGQRQRIAIARAIIRNPSVLLLDEATSALDQTTEAAINRTLLKVAEGRTMIWSTHRLASVVEMDEIIVISGGRAIERGSHEELLALNGVYRRLWDDQGHVHHDADDEDDDDADDDEDDEDEDDEDEDEDEA; this comes from the coding sequence ATGGCGCCAAGACCTCCTGCATCAAACGATCCGAATCGATCGGCGGCCGACGATCCCGAGCTGAAGAAAAAGTCTGCGGCCGCGGCCGGTCCGCCTGCGGCAACGGCCTCCGCCAAGCCCGCCGCCGCGCCGGCCGATGACGACGATGATGAGGACGAGGACGACGAGTTCGAGCTCGACGACGATGATGACGAGGACCTCGTCGTCTTCACCGCCAGGGAAGCCGCCGGCGCGCTCTCCACGATCTTCAGCTTCGTCAAGCCGATCCTGACCAACTACAAGAAGCCGCTCGCCTTCGTCGCGATCGGCGTGCTGGTCGAGACGTTGTTCAACGTCATCATGCCGCTCAGCCTGAAATTCCTGATCGACGACGCGCTCGGCGAGGAGGATTTCCAGGCTCTTTACAAGATCCTCGGCGTGCTCGCGGTCGCCGGCATCGTCACCTCGATCATCGCGGTCTGGTACGAGCGCTGGGATGCGCGGCTCGGCGCGGGCATCATCGCCGACGTCCGGACCCGCATCTTCGACCACGTCCAGAACCTGCCCTCGGCCTATTTCGCCCGCACCAAGCGCGGCGAGATCCTGTCGCGTTTCTCGATCGATCTGTCGGCCTTCGAGGGCTCGGTCAAGACCTTCGCCAACAGCGCGGCGCTGCCGGGCCTCGAGCTGATCGCCGGCATCATCCTGATGCTGTTCCTGAACTGGCAGCTCGCCGTGGTCGCCTTGCTGGTGTTTCCGATCACGCTGATCGGGCCGCGCATCCTGACGCCGAAGGCGGTGCTGGCCAATTACGAGCAGAAGCAGAACGAAGCCGCGCTGCTCGGCATGGTGCAGGAGAACGTCGCGGCCCAGGCGGTGGTCAAGGCGTTCAACCTGCAGCGCCGGGCGCTCGGCTGGTTCACGCTGCGCAACCGCGACGTCCGGGCCAAGGCCGCCTCAGCCATGTTCCTGTCCACGATGGTGGAGCGCACCGTCACCATTTCGGTGCTGCTGCTTCACCTCGTGGTGCTGGCGATCGGCGCCTATCTCGCCACCAAGGGGCAGATCACGGTCGGCACCTTCGTGACCTTCGAGAGCGCATTCTGGGAGGTGTCGTACAACATCGCCCATCTCATGCATTTCATCCCGGTGTCGATCCAGTCTGCGGCGGCAGTGCGGCACATCCAGGAGCTGCTCGACGAGCCGACCCGCGGCGCTGACCGCCCCGGCGCGCCGGATCTGCCGCGCATCACCAACGACATCTCCTTCGACCGCGTCACCTTCCAGTATGAGGGGGCGCAGACGCCGGTGCTCGACAATCTCAGCCTCAAGCTCAATGCCGGCAAGAGCATTGCGATCGTCGGTCCCAGCGGCTCCGGCAAGAGCACGCTGATCAACCTGATCCTGCGGCTCTACGTGCCGGACGAGGGCCGCGTCGCGATCGACGGCGTCGACATCCGCCGGGTGACGCGCGAGTCGCTGCGGGCCAGCATGGCGGTCGTGTTCCAGGAGAACATGCTGTTCAACATGTCGATCCGCGAGAACATCCGGCTCGGCAAGGAAGGGGCCACCGACGCGGAGGTCGAGGACGCCGCCAGGAAGGCCGAGATCCATCGCTACATCATGAGCCTGCCGCAGCGCTACGACACGCCGGTCGGCGAGCGCGGCGACACCTTGTCCGGCGGCCAGCGCCAGCGCATCGCGATCGCGCGCGCGATCATCCGCAATCCGTCCGTGCTGCTGCTCGACGAGGCGACCTCGGCGCTCGACCAGACCACGGAGGCGGCGATCAACCGCACGCTGCTCAAGGTCGCCGAGGGTCGCACCATGATCTGGTCGACGCACCGACTGGCCTCGGTGGTCGAGATGGACGAG
- a CDS encoding FAD-dependent oxidoreductase translates to MLDLAIVGGGPGGLMSAWYLKRKLGDLCRITIFEASNRLGGKIVTRKFDTAPAMYEAGVAEIYDYSMTGPDPLRELIQHFGLQTIPMDAEQVQLDGELLADVPGMRRKYGGKTAAAIEAFRKRCSELVSPIEYYEGVGAHDNEHPWAYKTAEQILDEEVEDVTAKRFFKVMARSDLATESHNTNGLNALKNYVMDVDGYIGLYSIQNGNEQLIDCLRSEVSADIQLNHRVLKVGKTASGRYQLNMMNGKGPETRDFDLVLVCLPHSWLATMRWDGEQLRKSMVKHVAYFDRPAHYLRVSILFDEPFWGEKIPGAWFMSEAFGGCCVYNEGARHDVGKHGVLNWLIAGSDALAFANLSDEELIDAALKSLPASLGDARAHFLEGKTHRWLSSVNALPGGLPVRDVMTNHRPDPKQHPGIVVVGDYLFDSTLNGLLDSSDAATDIIVTEMMRLRRARAQDEGALSDKIDRNYFENYRGAGPYSEVWRNFTDPAYLTDLIKTVWGRAKGYKLLIAGSASGELVGALRERGIDAWGIENNRFIHGKTPKALKKYNKLGSIADMPFKDNEFDFVFETSLCHLGEKQVVRGVRELNRVVKTGVVFASVTSDMAPAVIDRYDLLRGVKKLGTWWEWSELFFGNGFDLSMHRRDCTDALWTLTLAANKGPGQWYADSDSLRYSFFDKVEADHDD, encoded by the coding sequence ATGCTCGACTTGGCGATTGTAGGCGGCGGCCCCGGGGGGCTGATGAGCGCCTGGTATCTGAAGCGCAAACTCGGCGACCTCTGCCGCATCACCATCTTCGAGGCGTCGAACCGTCTCGGGGGCAAGATTGTCACGCGCAAATTCGACACCGCGCCGGCGATGTACGAGGCCGGCGTCGCCGAGATCTACGATTACTCGATGACGGGACCCGACCCGCTGCGCGAGCTGATCCAGCATTTCGGCCTGCAGACGATCCCGATGGATGCCGAGCAGGTGCAGCTCGACGGCGAACTGCTGGCCGACGTTCCCGGCATGCGCCGCAAATACGGCGGCAAGACCGCGGCCGCGATCGAGGCGTTCCGCAAGCGCTGCAGCGAGCTGGTGTCGCCGATCGAGTATTACGAGGGCGTCGGCGCCCACGACAACGAACATCCGTGGGCCTACAAGACCGCTGAGCAGATCCTCGACGAAGAGGTCGAGGACGTGACCGCCAAGCGGTTCTTCAAGGTGATGGCGCGCTCCGACCTCGCGACCGAGAGCCACAACACCAACGGCCTCAATGCGCTGAAGAACTACGTCATGGATGTCGACGGCTACATCGGCCTGTATTCGATCCAGAACGGCAACGAGCAGCTGATCGATTGCCTGCGCTCGGAGGTCAGCGCCGACATCCAGCTCAACCATCGCGTCCTCAAGGTCGGCAAGACCGCAAGCGGCCGCTACCAGCTCAACATGATGAACGGCAAGGGGCCGGAGACGCGCGACTTCGACCTCGTGCTGGTCTGCCTGCCGCATTCCTGGCTCGCAACCATGCGCTGGGACGGCGAGCAGCTGCGCAAGTCGATGGTCAAGCACGTCGCCTATTTCGATCGTCCGGCGCACTATCTGCGCGTCTCGATCCTGTTCGACGAGCCGTTCTGGGGCGAGAAGATCCCGGGCGCCTGGTTCATGTCGGAAGCGTTCGGCGGCTGCTGCGTCTACAATGAGGGCGCGCGCCACGATGTCGGCAAGCACGGCGTGCTGAACTGGCTGATCGCCGGCTCCGACGCGCTCGCCTTCGCCAATCTCAGCGACGAGGAACTGATCGACGCCGCGCTGAAGTCGTTGCCGGCCTCGCTCGGCGATGCGCGTGCGCATTTCCTCGAGGGCAAGACCCATCGCTGGCTGTCGTCGGTCAACGCGCTGCCGGGCGGCCTGCCGGTGCGCGACGTCATGACCAACCACCGCCCCGACCCGAAGCAGCACCCCGGCATCGTGGTGGTCGGCGACTATCTGTTCGATTCGACGCTGAACGGGCTGCTCGATTCCTCCGATGCCGCGACCGACATCATCGTCACCGAGATGATGCGGCTGCGCCGCGCCCGCGCGCAGGACGAAGGCGCGCTGTCCGACAAGATCGACCGCAACTATTTCGAGAATTATCGCGGCGCCGGCCCCTACAGCGAGGTCTGGCGCAACTTCACCGACCCGGCCTATCTGACCGACCTGATCAAGACGGTGTGGGGCAGGGCGAAGGGCTACAAGCTGCTGATCGCCGGCTCCGCCAGCGGCGAGCTGGTCGGCGCGCTGCGCGAGCGCGGCATCGATGCCTGGGGCATCGAGAACAACCGCTTTATCCACGGCAAGACGCCGAAGGCGCTCAAGAAGTACAACAAGCTCGGCTCGATCGCCGACATGCCGTTCAAGGACAATGAGTTCGATTTCGTGTTCGAGACCTCGCTATGCCATCTCGGCGAGAAGCAGGTGGTGCGCGGGGTGCGCGAGCTCAACCGCGTGGTCAAGACCGGCGTCGTGTTCGCGTCGGTGACCTCGGACATGGCGCCGGCGGTGATCGATCGCTACGACCTGCTGCGCGGCGTGAAGAAGCTCGGCACCTGGTGGGAATGGTCGGAATTGTTCTTCGGCAACGGCTTCGACCTGTCGATGCACCGCCGCGACTGCACCGATGCGCTGTGGACGTTGACGCTTGCCGCCAACAAGGGGCCGGGCCAGTGGTACGCCGACTCCGACAGCCTGCGCTATTCCTTCTTCGACAAGGTCGAGGCGGATCACGACGACTAG